The following are from one region of the Salvia hispanica cultivar TCC Black 2014 chromosome 1, UniMelb_Shisp_WGS_1.0, whole genome shotgun sequence genome:
- the LOC125194244 gene encoding uncharacterized protein LOC125194244 codes for MDGGVSGSWIMDSGWSFHMCPYKHWFQELNPATGTVLLGNNQICNIKGVGIVKFKMADGSVKVLSVVIHIPEIKRNLISLGLLEVKGFSFSSLEGRMVIKKGQQIVMMAERRNNLYYLLGEVVIGDSNSVAAENLKLWHLRLGHPAEGSLKELAKKGLISGDTSSGLGSCEQCILTKAKKKPFPSEVELEKGSRVKCLRTDNGLEFLSRDFDEFCKEKGMKRHKTVPSNPQQNGVVERMNRTILERVRSLLFASGLNSKFWGEAVYTAAHLINKCPSTSLKSETPDYRWYGTHGNYSKFKRGVKGYRLWFIEPGNQKVAISRDMVFIEDQMPYLSKEKQKEKVPYDMFEVELGK; via the exons ATGGATGGTGGAGTAAGTGGATCTTGGATTATGGATTCGGGGTGGAGTTTCCATATGTGCCCGTACAAGCACTGGTTCCAAGAATTAAATCCTGCCACTGGAACTGTGCTCTTAGGAAACAACCAAATCTGCAATATTAAAGGAGTTGGGATTGTGAAGTTCAAGATGGCAGATGGATCTGTGAAAGTGCTCAGTGTTGTGATACACATTCCTGAAATCAAAAGGAATTTGATCTCACTAGGCTTGCTGGAAGTAAAgggtttttcattttcttctcttgaGGGAAGAATGGTAATCAAGAAAGGTCAACAAATAGTTATGATGGCTGAAAGGAGAAACAACTTGTACTATTTGCTAGGTGAAGTTGTGATTGGTGATTCAAATTCAGTGGCTGCTGAGAATTTGAAGTTGTGGCACTTGCGGCTAGGACATCCGGCTGAAGGAAGTCTAAAAGAATTAGCCAAGAAGGGTCTTATCTCTGGAGATACATCAAGTGGCCTCGGTTCCTGTGAGCAGTGCATCTTGACCAAGGCAAAGAAGAAGCCATTTCCATCAG AAGTGGAACTTGAGAAAGGCAGTAGAGTAAAATGTCTGAGAACAGACAATGGATTGGAGTTTCTTTCAAGAGATTTTGATGAGTTTTGCAAGGAGAAAGGCATGAAGCGCCATAAAACAGTTCCTTCTAACCCTCAACAAAATGGGGTTGTAGAAAGGATGAATCGAACAATCTTGGAAAGAGTTAGGAGTCTACTTTTTGCATCTGGATTGAACAGTAAATTTTGGGGAGAAGCAGTTTATACAGCTGCTCATCTCATCAATAAGTGTCCCTCTACCAGTTTGAAGTCAGAAACACCAGATTATAGGTGGTATGGAACTCATGGTAACTATTCAAAGTTCAAG AGGGGGGTAAAAGGGTACAGGCTATGGTTCATTGAGCCTGGTAATCAAAAGGTTGCGATAAGTAGGGACATGGTTTTCATCGAAGATCAAATGCCTTACTTGAGTaaagaaaaacagaaagaaaaagttCCCTATGATATGTTTGAGGTGGAGTTAGGGAAATGA